The segment AATAAGGTCATGCCAAAACCTGCTGAAGTGGCGACCCAGTTTTTAATAGATGCTGCTTGTTGACCCTCAAACGGGAAAATTAAAAGGGCTGCATGGGCGATTGCAACAGATAATGCAGCCACAAACCGCAACCCTGTCAACGCGGGTATGTTTTGTTTTTTGCTATCCATTGATATTGATAAGGTGTACTAAGGGTGTAATTTTTAGTCTGGTTATTCAAAAGTCGAACTGTTATTTAATAAAATTATTTAATAAAATTCATGTCCACTTTCAATCCTCGTGTAATCCTCGTGAAGAGAGTAAATTATAGGATACTTAGTGACTCATGACGGCTTGTCGCTAGATGGAATCATAATTAACAGCAAAATGTAATACAACCTAGCGGCTGAGATTAATCTACTGGAACATTCCCCGCCGTAAGTGCCCGATCGAAGAGCGCAGCAACCTAGTTATGAAAGAACATGGAGCGGCGGCTCGGCAGTTTGGCAAGGAGTGCTTTGATGGCAATTGGCTCTATGGGTATGGTGGCCATAATGACTAGCCCCGCTTTTGGCAAGATACGGTGAAATCTTTCCAAGAAGGTTACAAGTTGGCACCCGATATGTCAGTACTGGATGTTGGTTGTGGCAAGGGATTTATGCTTTACGACCTCAGGCAACTCATGTCAGAGTTGACGATCGCAGGCATCGATATTTCTCAGTATGCGATCAAACACAGCAAAGGAGAGGTCAGGCTTTTCTACAGGTTGGAGACACTAAAGCCCTCCCTAGTAGAACCTGATAGCCCTGACCTACAGGCATATGGATGAGTCGATAGACTTGCAAAAACAAAACCTAGCAGAAGACAAGTGGATGCAACAGCGTGGCTATGCGATCCTAGAATTGCCCACAGGCCAAGGACTTGTGATTAAACGTTGAATGGGTCGGCATGGTCTGTCCTGTAA is part of the Cyanobacteriota bacterium genome and harbors:
- a CDS encoding class I SAM-dependent methyltransferase translates to MKSFQEGYKLAPDMSVLDVGCGKGFMLYDLRQLMSELTIAGIDISQYAIKHSKGEVRLFYRLETLKPSLVEPDSPDLQAYG